A DNA window from Naumovozyma dairenensis CBS 421 chromosome 7, complete genome contains the following coding sequences:
- the NDAI0G01510 gene encoding alpha/beta hydrolase (similar to Saccharomyces cerevisiae YNL320W; ancestral locus Anc_3.21) yields the protein MLWLRYMKMLVGGTLALTSISLSILYFCQNRLIYPSWAQGARKFVDTPDSRGLPYKRVVLTTKDGVNIEAYDLQNEKSTSTVLILCPNAGNIGYFIPILDIFYRQFGLSVFIYSYRGYGHSQGSPNENGMKLDAERVVSYLATDPHHKERRLILYGRSLGGANALYIASKFPQLCDGVILENTFLSIRKVIPYIFPWLSRFSFMCHEIWNSEGLMTQCSETTSFLFLNGSRDEIVPPAHMKKLYELCPARKKKFFEFPLGHHNDTIIQDGYWNIIKDFLKSNNFI from the coding sequence ATGTTGTGGCTAAGGTACATGAAGATGCTGGTAGGTGGAACCTTGGCATTAACCTCGATATCATTGAgtattctttatttctGTCAAAACAGATTAATATACCCATCATGGGCTCAAGGAGCAAGGAAATTTGTTGATACACCTGACAGTCGTGGATTACCTTATAAAAGAGTAGTTTTAACAACAAAGGATGGAGTCAACATAGAAGCGTAcgatttacaaaatgaaaaatccaCCTCTACAGTTTTAATTCTTTGCCCCAATGCTGGTAATATCGGTTACTTTATTCCGATACTAGATATTTTCTATAGACAATTCGGTTTAAGTGTTTTCATTTACTCATATAGAGGTTATGGGCATTCTCAAGGTTCaccaaatgaaaatggtaTGAAACTAGATGCAGAGAGAGTTGTTTCATATCTTGCTACAGATCCACATcataaagaaagaagacTGATCCTTTATGGCCGTTCACTTGGTGGCGCTAATGCACTTTACATTGCATCAAAATTTCCACAATTATGCGACGGTGTAATATTAGAAAACACATTTTTGAGTATTCGTAAAGTGATACCATATATCTTCCCATGGTTATCTAGATTTTCATTTATGTGCCATgaaatttggaattctGAAGGATTAATGACTCAATGTAGTGAAACTACAAGTTTCCTATTTTTGAATGGATCAAGAGATGAGATTGTTCCACCGGCTCATATGAAGAAACTATATGAATTATGTCCTgcaagaaaaaagaagttTTTCGAATTTCCATTAGGCCATCATAATGATACAATAATACAGGATGGATACtggaatattatcaaagatTTTCTGAAGtccaataattttatttaa
- the IPP1 gene encoding inorganic diphosphatase IPP1 (similar to Saccharomyces cerevisiae IPP1 (YBR011C); ancestral locus Anc_3.191), translated as MVYTTRQIGAKNTLDYKVFIEDDGKVVSPFHDIPLYADKENNIFNMVVEIPRWTNAKLEITKEEPLNPIIQDTKKGKLRFVRNCFPHHGYIHNYGAFPQTWEDPNETHAETKAVGDNDPIDVLEIGETIAYTGQVKQVKVLGVMALLDEGETDWKVIAIDINDPLAPKLNDIEDVEKYFPGLLRATNEWFRIYKIPDGKPENQFAFSGEAKNKKYALDIIRETNESWKQLIAGKSSDSKGISLENSTLSDSPTYSATVAASIPPASPKEDAPIDKSIDKWFFISGSA; from the coding sequence ATGGTTTACACTACTAGACAAATTGGTGCTAAGAACACCTTAGACTACAAAGTTTTCATCGAAGACGATGGTAAAGTTGTCTCTCCATTCCATGATATTCCACTATACGCCGACAAAGAAAACAACATTTTCAACATGGTCGTTGAAATCCCACGTTGGACTAATGCTAAATTAGAGATCACAAAGGAAGAACCATTGAACCCAATCATTCAAGATACTAAGAAGGGTAAATTAAGATTCGTTAGAAATTGTTTCCCTCATCATGGTTACATTCATAACTACGGTGCCTTCCCACAAACTTGGGAAGATCCAAATGAAACCCATGCTGAAACTAAAGCTGTCGGTGACAACGATCCAATTGATGTCTTGGAAATCGGTGAAACTATCGCTTACACTGGTCAAGTCAAACAAGTTAAAGTCCTTGGTGTCATGGCTTTGTTAGATGAAGGTGAAACTGATTGGAAAGTTATCGCTATTGATATCAACGATCCATTAGCTccaaaattgaatgatattgaagatgtggaaaaatatttcccTGGTTTATTGAGAGCTACCAATGAATGGTTCagaatttacaaaattccAGATGGTAAACCAGAAAATCAATTTGCTTTCTCTGGTGAAGctaaaaataagaaatacGCTTTAGATATCATTAGAGAAACTAACGAATCTTGGAAACAATTGATCGCTGGTAAGTCTTCTGATAGTAAGGGTATCTCTTTGGAAAACTCCACTTTGAGTGATTCTCCAACTTACTCAGCTACTGTTGCTGCTTCTATCCCACCTGCTTCTCCAAAGGAAGATGCTCCAATTGATAAGTCCATTGACAAATGGTTCTTCATCTCTGGTTCCGcttaa
- the TRP1 gene encoding phosphoribosylanthranilate isomerase TRP1 (similar to Saccharomyces cerevisiae TRP1 (YDR007W); ancestral locus Anc_3.192), with the protein MDAFTNLRKDGIKPIIKICGIQTEEAAKCAINSGTNLLGIICVPNRKRTIMPDIARSISSFIHDQDEKQLQYLVGVFRNQSKEDVSRIVEDYGIDIVQLHGDEDWEEYYEFLQKPIIKRMIFPRDCDDVIQICNSDNKLRKVLPLFDSEAGGTGDILDWNAISQWAKNEIGKGNKVEYILTGGLVPENVQKAVSLSGVIGADVSGGVETDEVKDMEKIKSFIANGKQ; encoded by the coding sequence ATGGATGCTTTCACAAATCTACGAAAAGATGGGATCAAACcaataatcaaaatttgtGGTATTCAAACTGAGGAAGCAGCGAAATGTGCAATAAATTCTGGTACAAATCTATTGGGAATAATTTGTGTTCCGAACCGTAAGAGAACCATCATGCCAGATATTGCTCGAAGCATatcttcattcattcatgatcaagatgaaaaacaattacaatattTGGTTGGTGTTTTCCGTAATCAAAGTAAAGAAGATGTTTCCAGGATTGTGGAAGATTATGGTATTGATATTGTTCAATTACATGGTGATGAAGATTGGGAAGAATATTATGAGTTTTTACAAAAACCAATTATCAAACGTATGATTTTCCCAAGGGATTGTGATGATGTCATTCAGATATGTAATagtgataataaattaaggAAAGTCTTACCATTATTTGATTCTGAAGCTGGTGGGACTGGTGATATATTAGATTGGAATGCAATTTCTCAATGGgcaaaaaatgaaatagGGAAAGGAAATAAAGttgaatatattcttaCCGGTGGGTTAGTTCCAGAAAATGTTCAAAAAGCGGTTAGTTTATCTGGTGTGATAGGAGCTGATGTAAGTGGAGGTGTCGAAACTGATGAAGTTAAAGATATGGAAAAGATTAAGTCATTTATTGCAAATGGGAAACAATGA
- the HHT1 gene encoding histone H3 (similar to Saccharomyces cerevisiae HHT1 (YBR010W); ancestral locus Anc_3.193): MARTKQTARKSTGGKAPRKQLASKAARKSAPSTGGVKKPHRYKPGTVALREIRRLQKSTELLIRKLPFQRLVREIAQDFKTDLRFQSSAIGALQESVEAYLVSLFEDTNLAAIHAKRVTIQKKDIKLARRLRGERS, from the coding sequence ATGGCCAGAACAAAACAAACCGCAAGAAAGTCTACTGGTGGTAAGGCACCAAGAAAACAACTAGCCTCTAAGGCAGCTAGAAAATCAGCTCCATCTACCGGTGGTGTTAAGAAGCCTCACAGATATAAGCCAGGTACTGTTGCCTTAAgagaaattagaagattaCAAAAATCTACTGAGTTATTGATCAGAAAATTACCATTCCAAAGATTAGTTAGAGAAATTGCTCAAGATTTCAAGACTGATTTAAGATTCCAATCTTCTGCTATCGGTGCTTTACAAGAATCCGTTGAAGCTTATCTAGTCTCCTTGTTTGAAGATACTAATTTGGCTGCTATTCATGCTAAGCGTGTTACTATTCAAAAGAAGGATATTAAATTAGCTAGAAGATTAAGAGGTGAAAGATCATAA
- the RER2 gene encoding ditrans,polycis-polyprenyl diphosphate synthase (similar to Saccharomyces cerevisiae RER2 (YBR002C); ancestral locus Anc_3.203) encodes MEGIESSSNIPGYNITLKWVKNIFSRSLRVSNNVPKHVGFIMDGNRRYARKNGIEVKEGHETGFFTMSKILELCYESGVTCATVYAFSIENFKRSPYEVDALMNLARLRIKQIVDKGEMAEKYGIKVKIIGDTSLLDADLIKDIQNAMEITKNNNRAILNICFPYTGREEIYHSMKECMAKYCDNGEPEFKINESSLDLNLYTGGEPPLDLLIRTSGVARLSDFMLWQISNKGVVIELIDCLWPDFGPLRMAWILLKFAFQKSFSNRTKKFEEEDIDLDEDYANGSKKDI; translated from the coding sequence atGGAGGGTATAGAAAGTAGTAGTAATATTCCAGGTTACAACATAACATTAAAATGggtaaaaaatatattttcacGATCATTAAGAGTTTCTAATAACGTTCCCAAGCACGTGGGGTTTATTATGGATGGTAATAGACGATATGCCAGGAAAAATGGGATAGAAGTGAAAGAAGGTCATGAAACTGGATTTTTCACAATGAGTAAAATTCTAGAACTTTGTTATGAATCAGGTGTTACATGTGCTACTGTTTATGCATTttccattgaaaattttaagAGATCTCCTTACGAAGTGGATGCTTTGATGAATTTGGCAAGATTAAGAATTAAACAAATTGTAGATAAAGGTGAAATGGCTGAAAAATATGGTATAAAAGTGAAAATTATTGGTGATACTAGTTTATTAGATGCTGATCTTATAAAGGATATACAGAATGCAATGGAAATtactaaaaataataatagagccatattaaatatttgttttCCATATACCGGTAGAGaagaaatttatcattcaaTGAAAGAATGCATGGCGAAATACTGTGATAATGGAGAACCagaattcaaaatcaatgaatccTCCCttgatttaaatctttataCGGGCGGTGAACCGCCATTAGACTTACTGATTAGAACAAGTGGTGTAGCAAGATTAAGTGATTTCATGCTTTGGCAGATAAGTAATAAAGGTGTGGTGATAGAACTGATAGATTGTTTATGGCCAGATTTTGGTCCTTTAAGGATGGCATGGAtacttttgaaatttgcGTTCCAGAaatctttttcaaatagaACTAAAAagtttgaagaagaagatatagaCTTAGATGAAGATTACGCTAATGGATCCAAAAAAGACATATAG
- the PHA2 gene encoding prephenate dehydratase PHA2 (similar to Saccharomyces cerevisiae PHA2 (YNL316C); ancestral locus Anc_3.29) yields MNDGVTKTKLKVLFLGPKGTYSHQAALQHFGHLCDSSIYFVPTRSIPQCFDDLEKDTSVNYSSCPLRVILLMDKWFFSYALLRDQMIQSKNKIHNRIITPLEVVGEQYVSISHCLISPVTFPKGDNLSNYNHVKIYSHPQVWGQVSLYLTDLKAKYRHMKFECIDTTSTSEAVRIALETQNNGTQDSKVLNLAIASQTAANLFNGVIIDNEINDKKGNTTRFLVLQRRDSNKGTRLHKKGMESDNANLNINFTTFTARKDDPGSLVDILMILKSHSLNMCSISSRPCNRGLDGRNWHYIFFIEYYNFSEHIDWEKFHEEFDKHCLEWCLWGSFPRNERYYAHVDKQ; encoded by the coding sequence aTGAATGATGGAGTTACTAAAACCAAACTGAAAGTTCTCTTTTTGGGACCTAAGGGAACATATTCTCATCAGGCTGCATTACAACATTTTGGTCACTTATGTgattcttcaatatatttcGTCCCAACACGGTCAATTCCCCAATGTTTTGATGATCTAGAGAAGGACACATCTGTAAATTATAGCAGTTGTCCCCTTAGAGTAATTCTACTAATGGACAAGTGGTTTTTTTCCTACGCTTTATTGCGTGATCAAATGATCCAAtcgaaaaataaaattcacAATCGTATCATCACTCCATTGGAAGTCGTTGGAGAACAATACGTTTCCATATCACATTGTTTAATTAGTCCTGTTACATTTCCTAAGGGGGataatttatctaattaTAATCAtgttaaaatatattctcatCCGCAAGTGTGGGGCCAAGTTTCTCTATATCTAACTGATTTGAAAGCAAAATATCGTCACATGAAATTCGAATGCATAGATACTACATCTACATCTGAAGCTGTGCGTATAGCTTTAGAAACTCAAAATAACGGTACTCAAGATTCAAAAGTCTTAAACTTAGCTATTGCCAGTCAGACAGCAGCAAATTTGTTCAATGGAGTTATTATTGAcaatgaaataaatgataagaaGGGTAATACAACAAGATTTTTAGTACTTCAAAGAAGGGATTCGAATAAAGGGACTAGATTGCATAAAAAGGGTATGGAAAGCGACAATGCAAATCtaaatattaatttcaCAACATTTACTGCAAGGAAAGATGATCCAGGTTCTTTGGTAGATAtcttgatgattttgaagaGTCATTCTTTGAATATGTGCTCTATCAGCTCAAGACCATGTAATAGGGGTTTGGATGGGAGGAACTGGcattatattttctttattgaatattataatttcaGTGAACATATAGATTGGGAGAAATTCCACGAAGAATTTGATAAGCATTGCCTGGAATGGTGTCTTTGGGGTTCATTTCCTAGAAATGAACGTTACTACGCTCATGTAGATAAACAATAA
- the HXT14 gene encoding Hxt14p (similar to Saccharomyces cerevisiae HXT14 (YNL318C); ancestral locus Anc_3.23), with product MSISVDREEIQHVITPTDRITITVPDDPLIVTSNKKSNEQDGRYVNKPEKSHLLIPILICIAIAFAGFTLGWDIGTIGGMTSMESFQNRFGTSYDSQRGVQYFPDLLLGLIISIFNIGCAVGSVTLAKLADWFGRKTGLYVTVIIYVIGLLIQIINDRTWIQFFIGRIVCGFAIGSSNVVAPMFLAEVAPVRIRGGIIVFYQIMLTFGILMGNIVNYACHQSFPGPNQNEAWKTPLGLGFAWACIMMGGIWCSPEPAPYLALKKGRIDSAKESFAMMNGVSKDSKLTDEFIEDMNQKMKEEIILKKQPRKWFEFVRGEPRLGYRVFIGTILMASQQLSGINYFFYYGVTLFKNAGLNDPYVAAIVMSIVNFVGTFGGIYLVERVGRKLCLVYGSFGMFCCMIVYSTIGSFALNLPGTNIGMIVVACIYIAFFATTLGPVTVVLVAELFPLRTKAISMATCSDANWLANFAISFTSPLIISQIGFRYGYVFAACLFFSTIFSVTNVPETKDKTTSEIDDMFIKGRRQRFSF from the coding sequence ATGTCAATTTCAGTAGATCGAGAGGAGATCCAACATGTTATTACACCCACGGACCGCATCACCATAACAGTTCCTGATGATCCTCTTATTGTCACCTCCAACAAGAAATCCAATGAGCAAGACGGAAGGTATGTTAATAAACCTGAAAAATCGCATTTACTTATACCAATTCTAATTTGCATAGCTATTGCGTTTGCTGGATTTACTTTAGGTTGGGATATTGGAACCATAGGTGGTATGACAAGTATGGAAAGCTTCCAAAATAGGTTCGGAACAAGTTACGATAGTCAAAGAGGTGTACAATATTTCCCAGATTTACTACTTGGGTTAATTATCTCAATCTTTAATATTGGTTGTGCCGTTGGTAGTGTAACATTAGCTAAATTAGCGGATTGGTTTGGTAGGAAAACCGGGCTCTACGTGACAGTAATAATTTATGTAATTGGCCTATTGATACAAATTATCAACGACAGAACATggattcaatttttcattggAAGAATAGTTTGTGGGTTTGCAATTGGTTCTAGTAATGTTGTAGCTCCAATGTTCCTTGCTGAAGTTGCACCAGTAAGGATTCGTGGAGgaataattgttttttatcaaataatgcTTACTTTTGGTATCTTAATGGGGAATATTGTCAATTATGCTTGCCATCAATCGTTCCCAGGTCCTAATCAAAATGAAGCATGGAAGACACCTCTTGGGTTAGGATTTGCTTGGGCATGTATAATGATGGGCGGTATTTGGTGTAGTCCCGAACCTGCACCATATTTAGCACTTAAGAAAGGCCGTATCGATTCGGCAAAAGAGTCGTTTGCTATGATGAACGGTGTTTCTAAAGATTCTAAACTGACTGACgaattcattgaagatatgaatcagaaaatgaaagagGAGATAATACTTAAAAAGCAACCTAGAAAATGGTTCGAATTTGTTCGAGGAGAACCTAGATTGGGTTATAGAGTATTTATTGGAACAATATTGATGGCTTCACAACAATTATCTGgtattaattattttttctattatgGAGTaacattatttaaaaatgcTGGTTTGAACGATCCATATGTTGCAGCAATCGTAATGTCCATTGTAAATTTTGTGGGCACATTCGGAGGTATATATTTAGTAGAAAGGGtaggaagaaaattatgTCTAGTTTATGGTTCATTTGGAATGTTCTGTTGTATGATTGTCTATTCAACTATTGGAAGTTTTGCCTTAAATCTCCCTGGAACGAATATCGGTATGATTGTTGTGGCATGTATATACATTGCATTTTTTGCAACAACGTTAGGTCCAGTTACGGTGGTTCTTGTAGCTGAACTTTTCCCATTAAGAACAAAAGCAATCTCGATGGCTACCTGTTCTGATGCCAATTGGCTAGCTAATTTCGCCATTTCTTTTACATCTCCCTTAATTATATCACAGATTGGATTTAGGTACGGATATGTGTTTGCTGCTTGTCTATTCTTCTCTACTATCTTTTCGGTGACAAATGTCCCAGAAACCAAAGACAAAACAACATctgaaattgatgatatgTTTATTAAAGGAAGAAGACAAcgattttctttttaa
- the VNX1 gene encoding calcium/hydrogen antiporter (similar to Saccharomyces cerevisiae VNX1 (YNL321W); ancestral locus Anc_3.19) gives MSREPDHVRRVFSVDDDPHEVENDVRYLEGLHDGLKYALQNKSITPQSPAVEITSQSKNSSAPDLLSPAISNHSQHLKLKKKLIIKYNYNHLTAHSPTTITTRPSNFLKKKNSSRLSTLNSPKIRSNNTVGADYFTNKHNHIHDHTDFSEESRDRFIIHNPPHNNTGHDLLIEELDPADAYNPDNDNNNDDMDEDIEDRISMASSLESFTLRERQDAINKTHPFGIRIWKPALYKKKRSVQKAADEDIHETQLKMITWPVHISNIIWSFTVGLFLASLFSLGGIIVAILGLFTKSAREYSIVCFRLARYLFLPFGKVVYLIADEHYLEEDNQEGISVNQFYKWVTSYSNRLFFHESQANNNSLNDNTHPSYGSIHNFMTHQSKRLPTLPARAGDRQSSSSSTPMIPHANSQVTTNLPAPLPNNPESQNQINSTSSQRRFFGRGKWTCGRLIFYFCFHLFLQPFVLIFALLSWLFVFTIPMSNILWNLMYHCRKHPLALGFKNIKNSNANSNPIIKIYNNGSSDDSLANNKSILLCTFRCAGWHYYKFTVDGTNIIVVNLIAIVFFTIFDFYLLKNSWHFRFWFTDESTIFMLCLTSIIPLAFYIGQAVASISAQTSMGVGAVINAFFSTIVEIFLYCVALQQRKGPLVEGSMIGSILGAVLLLPGLSMCGGAWNRKTQRYNPASAGVSSALLIFSMLVMFVPTILYDVYGGYIVKCEDGFEQPISLKTVMMPLATSSNCSFYHPPLEFDRMYTNVIQPMSVSCAIVLFLAYTIGLWFTLRTHAAMIWHLPISDPQKETPINVGINSEQNSILLQHPNEIAAHTEPNSGGHDAPNWSRTKSTWILLVATLLYAVIAEILVACVDSVLEDFPSLNPKFLGLTIFALVPNTTEFLNAISFAIHGNVALSMEIGSAYALQVCLLQIPALVIYSIWYTWSWDRSMINIREQMFSMIFPRWDLIASMGSVFLFTYLYAEGKSNYFKGSMLILLYVIVILGFFFQDVLTNWKWE, from the coding sequence ATGTCAAGAGAACCTGATCATGTCCGCAGAGTGTTCAGCGTAGACGATGATCCTCATGAAGTTGAAAATGATGTCCGATATTTAGAAGGTCTTCATGATGGTCTTAAATATGCCCtacaaaataaatcaattacaCCACAATCTCCAGCAGTTGAAATAACTTCACAATCAAAGAATAGTTCTGCTCCTGATTTACTGTCTCCTGccatttcaaatcattcacaacatttgaaattgaaaaaaaaattaatcatcaaatataaCTACAACCACCTCACCGCCCATTcaccaacaacaataacaacaaggccttctaatttcttgaaaaaaaagaattctTCAAGATTATCTACTTTGAATTCTCCCAAGATAAGATCAAACAATACAGTGGGAGCTGATTATTTCACCAATAAACATAATCATATCCATGATCACACCGATTTCTCGGAAGAATCGCGAGATAGATTCATAATACATAATCCCCCACATAATAACACTGGTCATGATTTACTAATAGAAGAACTAGACCCTGCTGACGCCTACAATccagataatgataacaataacgACGACATggatgaagatattgaagatCGAATCTCTATGGCATCATCATTGGAATCATTCACACTGAGAGAAAGACAAGACGCTATAAATAAGACACATCCATTCGGTATAAGAATATGGAAACCTGCCTtatacaagaaaaaaagatcGGTACAAAAAGCTGCAGATGAAGATATCCATGAAACtcaattaaaaatgatCACTTGGCCTGTTCACATctcaaatataatatggTCATTTACAGTGGGGCTCTTTCTCGCGTCTTTATTTTCCTTAGGTGGTATAATAGTCGCCATCTTGGGGCTGTTTACTAAATCCGCTAGAGAGTATTCTATTGTATGTTTCAGATTGGCTAGATACCTGTTTTTGCCATTTGGTAAAGTTGTTTATTTAATAGCTGATGAACATTATTTAGAGGAGGATAATCAAGAAGGTATTAGTGTTAACCAATTTTATAAATGGGTGACTTCTTATAGTAATAGATTATTTTTCCATGAATCACAAGCAAATaacaattcattaaatgataaCACTCATCCATCGTATGGGTCAATACATAATTTCATGACACATCAAAGTAAAAGGTTGCCTACACTGCCTGCTAGGGCTGGTGATAGAcaatcttcttcttcttcaactcCAATGATACCACATGCAAACAGCCAGGTTACAACAAATCTACCAGCGCCATTACCAAATAATCCAGAAAgtcaaaatcaaataaattctacGTCATCTCAAAGAAGATTCTTCGGTAGAGGTAAATGGACCTGCGGTAGGTTGATTTTTTACTTTTGTTTCCATCTATTCTTACAACCATTTGTCCTAATATTCGCATTATTATCTTGGTTATTTGTCTTCACAATACCCATGAGTAATATCCTTTGGAATTTAATGTATCATTGTAGGAAACATCCATTAGCATTAGgttttaaaaatatcaaaaattcaaaCGCCAACAGCAACCCgattattaaaatatacaataaTGGCAGCAGTGATGATTCATTggcaaataataaaagtatATTACTTTGTACATTTCGTTGTGCAGGCTGGcattattataaatttaCTGTAGATGGTACAAACATCATCGTCGTTAATTTAATTGCGATAGTTTTTTTTACAATCTTTGATTTCTacttattaaaaaattcatgGCACTTTAGATTCTGGTTTACTGATGAATCTACCATTTTCATGTTATGTTTAACTTCAATCATCCCATTAGCATTTTATATAGGACAAGCTGTGGCATCCATTTCTGCTCAAACTTCAATGGGTGTTGGTGCTGTAATTAATGCATTTTTCTCTACAATAGTTGAAATCTTCCTTTATTGTGTCGCTTTACAACAAAGAAAGGGTCCATTAGTGGAAGGTTCCATGATAGGTTCTATCCTCGGTGCTGTCCTATTATTACCAGGTTTATCAATGTGTGGTGGTGCATGGAATAGGAAAACTCAAAGGTATAATCCTGCAAGTGCAGGTGTCTCCTCAGcattattgatattctCAATGCTAGTAATGTTTGTACCAACAATATTGTATGACGTTTATGGCGGTTATATTGTTAAATGTGAAGATGGATTCGAACAACCCATATCATTGAAAACTGTTATGATGCCCTTAGCTACCTCATCAAATTGTTCGTTCTATCATCCACCATTAGAATTTGATAGAATGTATACAAATGTCATCCAACCGATGTCTGTCTCCTGTGCAATCGTATTATTCTTAGCATACACTATTGGATTATGGTTTACTTTGAGAACGCATGCAGCTATGATTTGGCATCTACCAATTTCGGACCCACAAAAGGAAACGCCCATTAACGTGGGTATTAATTCGGAACAAAATTCCATCTTATTACAACATCCTAATGAAATAGCAGCCCATACAGAACCCAACTCAGGCGGGCATGACGCACCGAATTGGTCAAGAACCAAATCTACTTGGATCTTATTAGTAGcaacattattatatgcAGTTATTGCAGAGATATTAGTGGCTTGTGTTGATTCTGTATTGGAAGATTTCCCATCTTTAAACCCTAAATTTTTAGGTTTGACCATATTTGCTTTAGTTCCTAACACAACCGAGTTTTTAAATGCTATATCATTCGCCATACACGGGAACGTCGCATTATCAATGGAAATAGGTAGCGCATATGCATTACAGGTTTGTTTGTTACAAATCCCTGCATTAGTCATATATTCTATTTGGTATACGTGGAGTTGGGATCGTTCTATGATTAACATCAGAGAGCAAATgttttcaatgatattCCCAAGGTGGGATTTGATTGCTTCTATGGGGAgtgtttttttattcacGTACTTGTATGCGGAAGGGAAATCGAATTATTTTAAAGGGTCGATGTTGATTCTTTTATATGTTATCGTGATTTTAggcttcttcttccaagATGTTTTAACTAACTGGAAATGGGAATGA
- the ATP11 gene encoding Atp11p (similar to Saccharomyces cerevisiae ATP11 (YNL315C); ancestral locus Anc_3.30), protein MHLIRYSSPIIPITKAKSFSVFYRLNSKTVKVNQASTTTAGADIIQQNYKEKLLKKAQEEGFQTIEKLQNHWKNIIEEKKKQFNKIDILKDLEEYQQKMSNNNATGFTKSKGPLPAEDKKLKVPFKTLGSYLQLEKITELSKQEIEFLWRAKWAATKDSLCAVVPVDIFNKMLGNAKANPVFVLPLPRVVGEGKEPEGMELHYIQWQFLGSNTIHCIITSLAEYKLHTEFARPHTTFQFHLDLESEKKIVLMNGHVQTDMNVSVQDAQLLLLNIQRFYGAMGEETPMAKERLKILRDFTKGSTAFNVDTLIECAQSMEN, encoded by the coding sequence ATGCATTTAATAAGGTATAGCAGTCCAATCATTCCAATCACCAAAGCGAAATCCTTTTCTGTATTTTACAGGTTAAACTCTAAAACAGTAAAAGTTAATCAAGCAAGTACAACTACTGCCGGAGCTGATATTATCcaacaaaattataaagaaaagcTACTTAAAAAGGCACAAGAGGAAGGATTCCAAACTATCGAAAAGTTACAGAACCACTGGAAGAATATTATcgaagagaagaagaaacaattcaataagatagatattttaaaagatcTTGAAGAATATCAACAGAAAATGTCCAATAACAATGCCACTGGATTCACCAAATCAAAGGGTCCATTGCCTGCTGAAGATAAGAAACTGAAAGTACCATTTAAAACATTAGGGTCATACTTACAATTGGAGAAGATTACAGAACTCTctaaacaagaaattgaatttctttGGAGAGCTAAATGGGCAGCAACGAAAGATTCATTATGTGCTGTAGTACCTGtagatattttcaataaaatgTTAGGGAATGCCAAGGCAAATCCAGTATTTGTGTTACCTTTACCAAGAGTTGTAGGTGAAGGTAAGGAACCAGAGGGTATGGAGTTACATTACATACAATGGCAGTTTTTAGGTTCCAATACCATCCATTGTATTATAACATCTTTAGCAGAATATAAACTACACACTGAGTTTGCTAGACCTCATACCACATTCCAATTTCATTTGGATTTGGAAtcagaaaaaaaaattgtccTGATGAATGGCCACGTCCAAACTGATATGAATGTGTCTGTTCAAGACGCccaattattattattaaatattcaaaggTTCTATGGAGCAATGGGTGAAGAGACTCCAATGGCGAAGGAaagattaaaaatattgagGGACTTTACAAAGGGATCAACTGCTTTCAATGTAGATACGTTAATTGAATGCGCCCAATCAATGGAAAATTGA